One stretch of Thermococcus sp. DNA includes these proteins:
- a CDS encoding DUF58 domain-containing protein, translating into MQNLGLGGLQYQPSVIPLEEQEGGEVSPTSKLALYLVALWVIPTFSFLLLRWSLVYLVLPYLTLLSVSYLFFKPTGKVEIWRVVSHNRFLEGQEIGIEVHVKTDFRVDYLHVRDLVPGLEVIGSPEKVFSLRPGEEGVFRYKVKVKRGIHRFEGFRVSYRDPFGFFSSDRFVDHFTEIVGVPVLYEVQTPYSTKGTKITIGPLPSPLTGGGIEFHSIREYQPGDPLKVINWKATARIGKIMANEFESERKVDVVFVVDASRMNEPVFDHLIRATASLMLNALNDGTSFGLLLAEEVPLWVRVDYGKRHFFKCIDFLSTARPDNNNFIAYQVEHLVKTSIPPRAQIVYLSPLLTEESRNALKTLARYGYNVVVISPNPNSVYEPKTEEERIAMELVQLKRKAMFRNLAGYGTIIDWDVKKPLEVAIAEVLGK; encoded by the coding sequence ATGCAGAACCTTGGCCTTGGAGGACTCCAGTATCAGCCCTCTGTCATTCCTCTGGAGGAGCAGGAAGGAGGGGAAGTATCCCCTACATCAAAGCTAGCCCTCTACCTAGTGGCCCTCTGGGTTATTCCGACCTTTTCGTTCCTCCTTCTCCGCTGGAGTCTGGTTTACCTTGTCCTACCCTATCTGACGCTCCTGTCGGTCTCGTATCTCTTCTTCAAACCAACGGGAAAAGTTGAAATCTGGCGTGTAGTTAGTCACAACCGCTTCCTTGAGGGACAGGAGATTGGAATAGAGGTCCACGTGAAAACCGACTTTCGTGTTGATTACCTCCACGTTCGCGACCTCGTGCCTGGACTTGAAGTGATTGGAAGTCCTGAGAAGGTTTTCTCCTTAAGGCCCGGTGAAGAAGGCGTTTTTAGATATAAGGTTAAAGTCAAACGTGGAATCCACAGGTTCGAGGGCTTTCGCGTTTCCTACCGCGACCCCTTTGGCTTCTTTTCGTCAGATAGATTCGTTGACCACTTCACCGAGATTGTAGGTGTCCCAGTCCTGTATGAAGTCCAGACGCCGTACTCAACCAAGGGGACCAAGATAACGATAGGCCCGCTTCCCTCTCCCCTCACAGGTGGTGGCATCGAGTTCCACTCCATAAGGGAATACCAGCCTGGAGACCCCCTCAAGGTCATAAACTGGAAGGCCACCGCGAGGATTGGGAAGATAATGGCCAACGAATTCGAGAGCGAGAGGAAAGTTGACGTAGTTTTTGTTGTCGATGCCTCGAGGATGAACGAACCCGTTTTCGACCACCTAATCAGGGCCACAGCTTCGCTCATGCTCAATGCCCTGAACGACGGGACGAGCTTCGGCCTCCTCTTAGCTGAAGAAGTTCCACTCTGGGTTCGCGTTGACTACGGCAAGAGGCACTTCTTCAAGTGTATTGACTTCCTGAGCACCGCGAGGCCAGATAACAACAATTTTATCGCCTACCAGGTGGAGCATCTCGTCAAGACTTCCATCCCCCCGAGGGCCCAGATTGTTTACCTCTCTCCCCTCCTGACGGAGGAGAGCAGGAACGCCCTGAAAACCCTCGCCCGCTACGGCTACAACGTCGTTGTCATAAGCCCGAATCCGAACAGCGTCTATGAGCCCAAAACCGAGGAGGAAAGAATAGCCATGGAACTCGTTCAGCTCAAGAGAAAGGCCATGTTCAGGAACCTTGCGGGTTATGGGACTATAATAGACTGGGACGTTAAGAAACCACTGGAGGTGGCAATAGCGGAGGTGCTCGGTAAATGA
- a CDS encoding MoxR family ATPase, whose product MKIEDVHEKSNLVLNEVSRVIVGKENVLRMILTTILADGHILIEDLPGLAKTLMAKSFAKALGLEFKRVQFTSDLLPSDILGVSIFNQKTLEFEFRKGPVFTNILLADEINRSPPKTQSALLEAMQERQVTVEGKTYELPRPFVVIATQNPIEQEGTYPLPEAQLDRFLVRLRVGYPTFEEEKEILRRRIERRKDEADVRPVVTSEELIEMQKAIEDVYISEPILDYIVSIVDITRKDKRNVEIGASPRGSLALLKLSRAYAAIEGRDYVIPDDVKAVAVPALSHRLILKRELWYTRVSQESVMEKLLEKVPVPKFK is encoded by the coding sequence ATGAAGATTGAAGATGTCCACGAAAAGTCAAACCTCGTCCTCAATGAGGTCAGTAGGGTTATAGTGGGAAAGGAAAACGTGCTGAGAATGATACTCACGACGATTCTGGCCGATGGCCACATCCTCATTGAAGACTTGCCGGGACTCGCCAAGACCCTGATGGCCAAGAGCTTTGCTAAGGCCCTGGGTCTTGAGTTTAAGCGCGTCCAGTTCACATCCGATTTGCTTCCGAGTGATATACTCGGAGTCTCAATCTTCAACCAGAAAACGCTGGAGTTCGAGTTCAGAAAGGGGCCCGTTTTCACCAACATCCTTCTCGCGGATGAGATAAACCGCTCCCCGCCGAAGACCCAGTCAGCTTTACTGGAAGCGATGCAGGAACGACAAGTTACCGTTGAGGGAAAAACCTACGAACTTCCCAGGCCCTTTGTTGTCATAGCGACCCAGAATCCAATAGAACAGGAGGGAACATATCCCCTGCCGGAGGCCCAGCTGGACAGGTTCCTCGTCAGGTTGCGCGTTGGCTATCCGACGTTTGAGGAGGAGAAAGAGATTCTCAGGAGGAGAATCGAGCGCAGAAAGGACGAGGCCGACGTGAGACCCGTCGTCACTTCCGAGGAACTCATAGAGATGCAAAAAGCAATTGAGGACGTTTATATAAGCGAGCCCATACTCGATTACATAGTCAGCATCGTGGATATTACAAGAAAAGACAAGAGGAACGTTGAGATAGGTGCATCTCCGAGGGGTAGTCTCGCCCTGCTGAAGCTGTCCAGGGCCTATGCGGCCATAGAGGGCAGGGACTACGTGATTCCAGATGATGTTAAGGCCGTAGCCGTTCCGGCTCTGAGCCACAGGCTAATCCTCAAGCGCGAGCTCTGGTACACTAGGGTCTCTCAGGAGAGCGTCATGGAAAAGCTACTCGAGAAGGTTCCCGTTCCCAAGTTCAAGTGA
- a CDS encoding DUF4129 domain-containing protein: protein MSTKVKFVTLLTITVILMSLLMNSYSFSAPHKKNPEALDFLTVIILIGVFVGLIMLIVLAIYLRDLPSAKKEKVMIKGVVSLKSVIAFLFSSFLLGILFKIIFVNGGARTLPNVTNCTFSNATNVTLTNGTLTTNCTVVPSVGPLAGGNGNYTKKFLNHPVMTHLWLVFLLPILLGLIYLGYYYLKLVKANSERRKKLGMAMEFDRKLDEFGLEKFSDPREAIVEIYKNAVLWLEGLGIPYRESWTHWEHAEHVKYMHEAFVELTKLFEKAKYAPERIGWSDAEKALEIYNQLRRKASELAEMD from the coding sequence ATGTCCACTAAAGTCAAGTTTGTTACGTTGCTGACAATAACGGTAATCCTGATGTCCCTCCTCATGAACAGTTACTCCTTCTCAGCGCCTCATAAGAAAAACCCAGAGGCCCTTGATTTTTTGACGGTAATAATTCTCATCGGCGTTTTCGTTGGACTCATAATGCTCATCGTCCTGGCCATCTACCTGAGGGACCTGCCCAGTGCGAAGAAAGAGAAGGTCATGATTAAAGGTGTTGTATCCCTTAAAAGCGTCATTGCGTTCCTGTTCTCCAGCTTCCTTCTGGGCATCCTGTTCAAGATTATCTTTGTGAACGGGGGGGCAAGGACTCTTCCCAACGTCACGAACTGCACTTTCTCCAACGCCACGAACGTGACCCTCACCAATGGCACCCTGACCACCAACTGCACCGTTGTCCCATCCGTCGGTCCCCTCGCAGGGGGAAACGGGAATTACACCAAGAAGTTTCTGAACCATCCGGTCATGACTCACCTGTGGCTTGTTTTTCTCCTGCCGATTCTCCTCGGGTTGATTTACCTCGGTTACTACTACCTGAAGCTTGTCAAGGCCAATTCCGAGAGGCGGAAAAAACTTGGAATGGCCATGGAATTCGACAGAAAACTGGACGAGTTCGGCCTTGAAAAGTTCTCAGACCCGAGGGAGGCGATAGTTGAGATATACAAGAACGCCGTCCTCTGGTTGGAGGGCCTTGGAATCCCCTACAGGGAGAGCTGGACCCACTGGGAGCACGCAGAGCACGTTAAGTATATGCATGAGGCCTTCGTTGAACTGACGAAGCTCTTCGAGAAGGCAAAATACGCCCCCGAGAGGATTGGATGGAGCGACGCTGAGAAGGCCCTTGAGATTTACAACCAGCTTAGGAGGAAGGCAAGTGAGCTTGCGGAGATGGATTGA
- a CDS encoding DUF2118 domain-containing protein, which produces MERVPRLYVEGKREECVENEKATRDCVVIDGNVEVWLRKGDKLPGFIGKNAKFLVKEVYDRFYLYVDRTTNRMSADAILVLPDGRTRIYLKRDDELMLLPVEGFTKTLIANVGNRVRTGDAFAAVTTRKGEVHYLKPPKNGTVVFIDEVTNRPHYVYYILPEE; this is translated from the coding sequence ATGGAGAGGGTTCCTAGGCTCTACGTGGAGGGTAAAAGGGAGGAATGCGTTGAGAACGAAAAAGCCACTAGGGATTGTGTAGTAATAGATGGCAACGTAGAAGTTTGGCTCAGAAAAGGCGATAAACTGCCGGGTTTCATCGGCAAAAACGCGAAGTTCCTGGTAAAGGAGGTTTACGACCGCTTTTACCTCTACGTTGACAGGACGACCAATAGAATGAGCGCTGACGCGATACTAGTTCTCCCAGATGGTAGGACGAGGATTTACCTCAAAAGAGACGATGAGCTGATGCTCCTCCCGGTAGAAGGCTTTACAAAGACCCTGATAGCGAACGTCGGGAACAGGGTTAGAACTGGAGACGCCTTCGCGGCGGTAACGACTAGAAAGGGAGAAGTCCACTATCTGAAGCCCCCCAAGAACGGCACCGTGGTTTTTATTGACGAGGTGACCAACAGGCCCCACTATGTCTACTACATCCTCCCAGAGGAATGA
- a CDS encoding peptidylprolyl isomerase, whose protein sequence is MKVEAGDYVLFNYIGRFENGEVFDTSIEELAKKHGVYVEEREYGPMWARIGVGEIIPGLDEALIGMKPGERRTVTIPPEKAYGMPNPELVIKVPVEEFTKAGLEPQEGLYVMTDSGIAKILEVRENLVSLDFNHPLAGKTLIFEVEVIEVKKSEADVDEGSALEDN, encoded by the coding sequence ATGAAGGTTGAAGCCGGGGATTACGTTCTGTTCAACTACATCGGAAGGTTCGAGAACGGCGAGGTTTTTGACACGAGCATTGAGGAGCTCGCCAAGAAGCACGGTGTTTACGTCGAAGAGAGGGAGTACGGCCCGATGTGGGCCAGAATTGGCGTCGGCGAGATAATTCCGGGCCTGGACGAGGCCCTGATAGGCATGAAACCCGGTGAAAGGAGAACCGTCACGATTCCTCCAGAGAAGGCCTACGGCATGCCGAACCCGGAACTCGTCATAAAGGTTCCCGTAGAGGAGTTCACCAAGGCCGGCCTTGAACCTCAGGAGGGGCTCTACGTCATGACGGACTCTGGAATAGCAAAGATTCTTGAGGTTAGAGAAAACTTGGTGTCTCTCGATTTCAACCACCCGCTAGCAGGAAAAACACTGATTTTTGAAGTCGAGGTAATAGAGGTAAAGAAGTCAGAAGCCGATGTTGATGAGGGTAGCGCCCTTGAAGATAACTGA
- a CDS encoding type II secretion system F family protein: MAPRGISSLLVSLFEKIIPEKYLKRYELYIYSAGINFLATEYLVISFLLGVIAGLFVALLTNNFYGLIAFLSGFIGIAFVYPYWRISKRIEDMEKNLPDAFFYLASSLRAGISFSEALEELTTAKFGALTEEFKKTVAEIKKGRSTVDALRAFALRNRKSQVIYRSMMIIIEALERGAPMSDVLVFVGNDVREILRIKQERKASTGMQAMFFIVTSGFVGPMILGIVTKVMASMSGPGTGVNLPVGTMANILFVFVVVQAIVSGLGIGVIREGSYNAGLKYAALLVAMGSVIFKGATLINIGF; the protein is encoded by the coding sequence TTGGCGCCTAGAGGAATCTCATCGCTACTCGTTTCACTGTTTGAGAAAATTATCCCTGAGAAGTACCTCAAACGCTACGAGCTCTACATATACTCGGCTGGAATAAACTTCCTTGCCACGGAGTACTTGGTAATTTCTTTCCTCCTTGGTGTCATCGCTGGACTTTTTGTTGCATTGTTAACCAATAATTTCTATGGTCTTATTGCTTTCTTGAGTGGCTTCATTGGAATAGCCTTTGTGTACCCCTACTGGAGAATATCAAAGAGAATAGAGGACATGGAAAAGAACCTGCCCGACGCTTTCTTCTACTTAGCCAGCTCCCTGAGGGCGGGTATATCCTTTTCCGAGGCGTTGGAAGAGCTAACTACTGCTAAGTTCGGTGCACTCACAGAGGAGTTCAAGAAGACGGTAGCAGAGATTAAGAAGGGTCGCTCGACAGTTGATGCCCTAAGGGCTTTTGCACTGAGAAACAGAAAGTCTCAGGTCATCTACCGCTCCATGATGATTATAATCGAAGCCCTTGAGAGAGGCGCACCAATGAGCGACGTTTTAGTCTTCGTCGGCAACGACGTCCGTGAAATCCTGAGGATAAAGCAGGAGAGAAAAGCTTCCACGGGAATGCAGGCAATGTTCTTTATAGTGACAAGTGGCTTTGTGGGTCCGATGATTCTTGGAATCGTTACAAAGGTCATGGCTTCAATGAGTGGTCCTGGAACAGGTGTTAACTTACCCGTTGGTACCATGGCAAACATACTGTTCGTGTTCGTTGTGGTGCAGGCCATAGTTTCGGGACTTGGAATAGGTGTAATAAGGGAAGGAAGTTACAACGCCGGTTTAAAGTACGCGGCGTTGCTCGTGGCAATGGGCTCAGTTATCTTCAAGGGCGCTACCCTCATCAACATCGGCTTCTGA
- a CDS encoding type II secretion system F family protein, with protein sequence MGFIEFLEKLGGKTIEITEKPMRRIPQGKSIHERLRALKELQREIEQEKMQSEHEKLVEEVIERRKEEISKPFSERLAEAVLKYFRGPVESLTNSIKGLDQDLYRASIFMPKEKYVAYMLGVAMLSGFFGFVFAYLFYMPIDTSLLMGLLGFIGGFFYIRQYPKMVWRKRVAEVERTMPYALRHMASLLSAGVGIAEAILSVAKADYGVLSEEFELVLRDMRTGSSFEDALTKFEEKMASENISRVVKQILRAVKFGGNLAEILYKLAEDFSFEYRMKLVEYVQKVNGIAFIYMFMTIVMPTMFVVGVLAGSIMAQQLIFDVQTLAIILILAFPAMSLIIINMIKKAEPR encoded by the coding sequence ATGGGGTTCATAGAGTTCCTTGAGAAGTTGGGTGGAAAGACGATTGAAATTACAGAGAAACCCATGCGCCGCATTCCCCAGGGTAAGTCAATCCATGAAAGACTCCGCGCCCTCAAGGAACTCCAGAGGGAGATAGAGCAGGAGAAGATGCAGAGTGAGCATGAGAAGCTCGTTGAAGAGGTCATCGAACGTCGTAAGGAGGAAATCAGTAAACCCTTCTCCGAGAGGCTGGCCGAGGCCGTGCTCAAGTACTTCAGGGGGCCCGTTGAGTCCCTTACTAACTCAATTAAGGGTCTTGACCAGGACCTTTACCGCGCGAGCATCTTCATGCCCAAGGAGAAGTACGTCGCCTATATGCTTGGCGTTGCTATGTTATCTGGATTTTTCGGCTTCGTTTTCGCTTATCTCTTTTACATGCCCATAGACACCTCACTCTTGATGGGACTCCTTGGCTTTATCGGCGGGTTCTTCTACATAAGGCAGTACCCAAAGATGGTCTGGAGAAAGAGGGTCGCAGAAGTTGAGAGGACGATGCCCTACGCCCTCAGGCACATGGCTTCCCTTCTTAGCGCGGGCGTTGGCATAGCTGAAGCCATACTCTCAGTGGCCAAAGCTGACTACGGTGTTCTCTCCGAGGAGTTTGAGCTAGTTTTAAGAGACATGAGGACGGGTTCATCCTTCGAAGATGCCCTCACAAAGTTTGAAGAGAAGATGGCGTCGGAGAACATAAGCAGGGTCGTTAAGCAGATTTTGAGGGCAGTTAAGTTCGGTGGAAACCTTGCCGAAATACTCTACAAGCTCGCAGAGGACTTCTCCTTCGAGTATAGGATGAAGCTCGTGGAGTACGTCCAGAAGGTTAACGGTATAGCGTTTATCTACATGTTTATGACGATAGTCATGCCGACGATGTTCGTGGTTGGTGTTCTTGCCGGTTCCATCATGGCCCAGCAGCTAATATTCGACGTCCAGACTCTCGCAATCATATTAATTTTGGCCTTCCCTGCCATGTCGCTGATAATTATCAACATGATTAAGAAGGCTGAACCGAGGTGA
- a CDS encoding CpaF family protein gives MFGEKKKKGEGFSWIDEILAGNEDPLEKVLKKKEEEPPLPFSSEGGSLEDILGDVSEEKPEKPKETGADLLGSILGEKSNSPKQEKPVKSETGADLLSSILGGPPQQESKPKPVESRSSPSLSPPKTKASETGADFLSEILSKPEPAQTPSSKPAALPPRRPAVNIQDILGASASEDTSFAGRGEVLDAYGNVRILKVKGEPVPIYEVRFPKLSREEQQLFKRIKERAITEIQIDPTTIPNPEERRKVFLNAVKKMIKEEAPHYSEGRIEVLADMIVQQMIGYGKLDPLVRDDNLEEIMVIGTNRPVYVWHRRFNMCKTNIVFPEEKEILNIIERIAREVGRRIDQQSPLLDARLPDGSRVNATIPPISLDGPTITIRKFKKDPLTIIDLIKYGTMNTEIAALLWILVDGLGVKPANILVAGGTGSGKTTTLNSLGMFIPPSERVISIEDTAELQLPVEHWIRLETRPPNLEGKGEVTMDDLVKNTLRMRPDRIIVGEVRGPEARTMFTAMNTGHDGCMSTIHSNSARETIIRLESPPMNVPRIMIPALDIIVMQVRFHSRKKGTIRRITEIAEVSGMEGESIQLNKLYKYDPAKDELVPTGVPSRTLNTLAHHTGMSMKEIEFEIEKRKLILEWMIESGIRSIDKVGYYIRQFYIDEEGLLKKISSESSIETSKQIQRMV, from the coding sequence GTGTTTGGTGAGAAAAAGAAGAAGGGGGAAGGGTTCTCCTGGATAGATGAAATACTGGCTGGAAATGAGGATCCGCTTGAAAAAGTCCTTAAAAAGAAGGAGGAAGAGCCCCCTCTCCCGTTTTCCTCGGAGGGAGGAAGCTTAGAGGACATACTCGGAGACGTTTCGGAGGAGAAACCTGAGAAACCAAAGGAAACCGGCGCTGATTTGCTTGGCTCCATACTTGGGGAGAAATCCAACTCTCCAAAGCAGGAAAAACCCGTAAAATCCGAAACTGGCGCCGACCTCCTGAGTTCCATCCTTGGAGGTCCCCCTCAGCAGGAATCTAAGCCAAAACCGGTTGAATCAAGGTCTTCCCCTTCACTTTCACCTCCTAAGACCAAGGCCAGCGAGACGGGTGCCGATTTCCTGAGCGAGATTCTCTCGAAGCCCGAGCCAGCCCAGACCCCATCCTCTAAACCAGCGGCCCTGCCTCCAAGGAGACCTGCCGTGAACATACAGGACATTCTCGGTGCCTCGGCTTCCGAGGATACTTCTTTTGCGGGCAGAGGAGAGGTTCTCGACGCTTACGGTAACGTTCGCATACTCAAGGTTAAAGGCGAGCCCGTTCCGATATATGAAGTCCGCTTTCCTAAGCTCAGCAGGGAAGAACAGCAGCTCTTCAAGCGCATAAAGGAGAGGGCTATAACTGAGATTCAGATTGACCCTACCACAATACCTAACCCTGAGGAGCGCAGGAAGGTTTTCCTCAACGCGGTAAAGAAGATGATTAAGGAGGAAGCTCCCCACTACTCCGAGGGTAGGATTGAGGTTCTGGCTGATATGATAGTTCAGCAGATGATAGGCTACGGAAAACTCGACCCTCTCGTCAGGGATGATAACCTTGAGGAAATCATGGTTATTGGAACGAACAGACCTGTTTACGTCTGGCATAGGCGCTTTAACATGTGTAAGACCAACATAGTCTTTCCTGAGGAGAAGGAGATACTCAACATCATCGAGAGGATAGCGAGGGAAGTCGGAAGGAGGATTGACCAACAGAGTCCCCTTCTCGATGCCCGTCTTCCCGATGGGAGCCGTGTTAACGCCACGATACCACCCATAAGCCTCGACGGTCCAACTATAACAATCCGTAAGTTCAAGAAGGACCCGCTGACAATAATAGACCTCATAAAGTACGGCACAATGAACACCGAGATAGCGGCTCTGCTGTGGATTCTCGTCGATGGACTTGGCGTCAAACCCGCCAACATATTGGTGGCTGGCGGTACTGGTTCCGGAAAAACAACTACCTTAAACTCCCTTGGCATGTTCATCCCGCCGAGCGAGCGCGTAATAAGCATCGAAGATACTGCCGAACTTCAGCTCCCTGTCGAGCACTGGATAAGGCTCGAAACCCGGCCGCCCAACCTTGAAGGCAAGGGCGAAGTTACGATGGACGACCTCGTCAAGAACACACTTCGTATGCGTCCCGACAGGATTATCGTCGGTGAGGTTCGTGGACCCGAGGCTAGGACGATGTTCACAGCCATGAACACGGGGCATGATGGCTGTATGAGCACAATACACTCAAATAGTGCCCGCGAGACTATAATTAGGCTTGAGAGTCCTCCAATGAACGTTCCGAGGATTATGATACCTGCGCTTGATATAATTGTTATGCAGGTTCGCTTCCACAGTAGGAAGAAGGGTACCATAAGGCGCATAACAGAGATAGCAGAGGTCTCGGGAATGGAGGGTGAGAGCATACAGCTGAACAAGCTCTATAAATACGACCCGGCCAAGGACGAACTCGTTCCCACGGGCGTTCCGAGCAGAACCCTCAACACCCTTGCCCACCATACCGGAATGAGCATGAAGGAGATAGAATTCGAGATAGAGAAGAGGAAACTAATCCTTGAGTGGATGATTGAGAGCGGAATCAGGAGCATAGATAAGGTTGGTTACTATATAAGGCAGTTCTACATTGACGAGGAAGGTCTACTTAAGAAGATATCCTCGGAGAGTAGCATTGAAACAAGCAAGCAGATACAGAGGATGGTGTGA
- a CDS encoding DUF515 domain-containing protein, with protein MAEDIEAKIRRLRELGKVTAEPESPPVKPPTASPKKPPRRPRSISSIRERERRKRILIGASILIIIILIISVGAYSYLQSRGANELKNLRNKKINEVNYYFSHYNFSNKECAQNAIQIRNLLLQKIQSANSVDELNSINVKAYFDKAVQAYQECVKKQEEIAYEKKLNQTKQAKIQAIKMAFQPLLSMPLPDSLRAKVVSAMKTLEEQVQNAKTIEEVNSINPDSYLLSLWRDYYFWKIDNLPGNDVILEKDGNKQLVSKAEAKSILGSVTSYMELLQYKVYKVQYVEIALVLPRDRITGGFIQPGDAVMFFARNGTRGAYREIVNQGYVELVLLPTNAGQISVSESQSQSSLSSSSTSTTYNENHASTYNPGDVQFSNGTTVSDTYSNSQSSTQSSSASYSYNVNLAEILKAIAAGKIQASDEVKQALRSYGWKVMDLEQSSDMLVLPPNTEFLVIVKVPSIFVPDILQNQQYLYIAKVST; from the coding sequence GTGGCAGAGGATATAGAGGCGAAAATACGTCGTTTGAGGGAGCTCGGGAAGGTAACGGCTGAACCCGAGAGCCCTCCGGTTAAACCACCGACGGCTTCACCAAAGAAGCCACCGCGCAGACCGCGCTCAATTAGTAGTATACGCGAGAGGGAGAGGCGTAAGAGGATTCTAATTGGTGCGTCTATCTTAATCATTATCATTTTGATTATATCTGTCGGCGCATATTCGTATCTACAGAGCAGAGGCGCAAATGAGCTAAAGAACCTCCGCAACAAAAAGATTAATGAGGTTAACTATTATTTCTCCCATTATAACTTCTCCAATAAGGAATGTGCCCAGAACGCAATTCAAATCAGGAATTTACTTCTCCAGAAAATCCAGAGTGCCAATAGTGTTGACGAGCTCAACTCAATAAACGTCAAAGCTTACTTTGATAAGGCGGTTCAGGCATACCAGGAGTGTGTAAAGAAACAGGAGGAGATAGCATACGAGAAGAAACTCAACCAGACCAAACAGGCCAAGATTCAGGCAATCAAGATGGCATTCCAGCCACTTCTTTCAATGCCCCTCCCCGATAGCCTCAGGGCAAAGGTAGTCTCAGCTATGAAGACTCTGGAGGAGCAGGTGCAAAACGCCAAAACCATCGAGGAGGTTAACTCTATAAACCCTGATTCATATCTGCTGTCCCTCTGGAGGGATTACTACTTCTGGAAGATTGACAACCTCCCCGGCAACGATGTCATACTTGAGAAAGATGGAAACAAACAGCTCGTGTCCAAGGCTGAAGCCAAGTCAATACTCGGCTCTGTTACCAGCTACATGGAGCTTCTCCAGTACAAGGTTTACAAGGTTCAGTACGTTGAGATTGCTCTCGTCCTTCCGAGGGATAGGATCACCGGTGGCTTCATCCAGCCCGGAGACGCTGTGATGTTCTTTGCCCGGAACGGCACTAGGGGAGCCTACCGCGAGATAGTTAATCAGGGCTACGTTGAGCTGGTTCTTCTTCCGACGAACGCCGGCCAGATTTCAGTCAGCGAGTCCCAGAGCCAGAGCAGTTTGAGCAGTTCGTCAACCTCAACCACATACAATGAGAACCATGCCTCAACGTACAACCCCGGCGATGTACAGTTCTCCAACGGAACGACGGTCTCGGACACATACTCCAACTCCCAGAGCTCTACCCAGAGCTCCTCGGCCAGCTACTCCTACAACGTGAACCTCGCCGAAATACTAAAGGCAATAGCGGCAGGAAAGATACAGGCCAGCGATGAGGTTAAGCAGGCCCTTAGGAGTTATGGCTGGAAAGTTATGGACCTTGAGCAATCCTCGGATATGCTTGTCCTTCCACCGAATACAGAGTTCCTCGTCATCGTTAAAGTTCCATCGATATTCGTCCCAGACATCCTGCAGAATCAGCAATACCTCTACATTGCAAAAGTCTCAACATGA
- a CDS encoding TIGR04076 family protein: MERLEITAKEIKGKCPVFKIGDKIVVEGPRVKLEETDAICTHAFASLLPYIVALRKGIKPSELGLGRGDKAYVQCLDPGPPYTNGGTVIFEITVVRDEAEESLESSEGGNRRGRPYS; the protein is encoded by the coding sequence GTGGAACGGTTGGAAATAACGGCCAAGGAGATAAAAGGTAAATGCCCAGTCTTCAAGATAGGCGATAAAATCGTTGTAGAAGGCCCAAGGGTGAAACTGGAGGAAACGGATGCAATATGCACCCACGCCTTTGCTTCTCTGTTGCCGTACATAGTGGCACTGCGAAAGGGTATTAAACCGAGCGAGCTAGGCCTCGGCAGGGGGGATAAAGCCTACGTCCAGTGCCTTGACCCGGGGCCGCCTTACACCAACGGTGGAACCGTAATCTTCGAGATAACGGTGGTTAGAGATGAAGCAGAGGAAAGCTTGGAGAGTAGTGAGGGAGGTAATAGACGAGGCCGACCTTATAGTTGA